The Fulvia fulva chromosome 1, complete sequence region TCTCCTCATCAACGGTTGATGTGAGCAAGAACTAACATCGTACAGCCGCTTGTCAATCAATCAATTCGCAAGTCGCGGGAGGTAAGCAGTGCAGTCTGTCCACTCTCGATGAACGTAACTAACATATCATCAGACCAGGGTTCGATTCCCTGTCGAGGAGCATCAAGCGTCTCTCAAGAGCGATATATCTTTTTGATCGTCTTCTTCGAGGTCGGATAAGTGTGGATGGTGGTCGGGGTTGTGAAGCCTCGAGTATTTTTGAAGACGCGGGGTCAAGGGCAGCGTTCGAATGTCCAAGAGCTTGAGCATGTGATTATTTATAAGACTGATTGTAGTCGTAGTCGAAGATGAACAAGTCAATGTCGAAGAGCTGAAGTTGGTCCAGGAGGCTTGATCGGCTTGTGACACACTTTTGCCGCTTTCGCAGTAATCCAACAGGCTCAGCGACAATGATACGACCAAGGTGCGTGGGACGATGTTGTGAACCGGAATGTAGAACTTTTGACAAGTGGCGAGATCGATATGGCTACTTGGCTGGGCTAGGCGGAGAGCTGTCTGAAAGAGGCTCTGGAGCAATTGTTTGAGTGATCATCTGAGTAGTAGTCCCAGACATTGTATAGAGCTCGTCGGCGTGTCCACGATGTAGAAGGAAACGAAGCACTCCAGGGTCAGGGCCAATATTTGGGCTGCCTTGGGTCAGCGATATAGTCGGGGGCTGCCCGACGTGCCCAGGAGCGCATTTCCCAAGTTTCCGCGAGACGAATAGACGTTACTTCGTTCTGTATGGTTGGTTGGGGTCGAGCCAGACCCAAAGATGCGTGATGAAGCGCGTGTTTGACATTGTTTACATGTATTGGATCATGACGTGGGGATCAAAACAGCAACCACCACATTTGACGCCCAACGGCCAGCAGACAGCTCTGAATCCTTCCTTCCGCAACACTTCCTTCCGCCACACAAGTCTCGTTTGCACCAGCCTCTGCTTCACATCCAACACCGACACTCGCTTGATGTTCACATCCCACACAGCTTCGCCTTCTTGGTCGTTCATCAGCTGAACGAGAGGTAATGTCGTCACCAGCAATGCGCCCGATCATTCGCCGTTCACCCTCGCTGACCCATTGGAATGCAGTGCAGCGACTCGCATTTCACGATCCCTCTCCCTCTCCCTCTCCCCCAAACGCCGGCCAGCTCACGGCCCTGCGCAACGAGGCACCATGACCTCGTTCATGAACACAATGTTCGTACACAACTCCCCTCCGCAGCCATACTCCCAGTCGCCCACAAAGCCATTGCCAGCGCTGCAGTCCAACGTGCTCGCAAACTCCGAGTCGTACCCCCACCTGCACTGTCCAGAGAGTCCGCGCTCCGTCTACCATTCGCCACTGCAGCGACACATCCAGCACGTGTTCGAGCATGGCAGCACTTCGCCCACGCGCTCACAGATACCTCTCCCCGTCCAGCACGAGTACCGACATCATGACACACATCGTGGCGCAGCGCTGGGCTTCGGCTTCATGGATATCGTGAAGAAGACTGACCTCTTGACGCGCAGCAACAGTAGCGCTCGAAGCCGCGCAACAGCCTCGTTCCAGCCAACAAAGCGACAGAAGGGTACCAACAGCTGGCAGCTCAAGCAGTTCGCCGAAGCCACTCTCGGAAGCGGCAGTCTACGAAAGGTCGTCCAGCTACCAGAAGGCGAAGATCGGGATGAGTGGTTGGCCGTCAATGGTGTGTCCATGGAGAGCATGCTTGTTTGTCGATGCTCATTCGGCGCTAACGCCTACCAGTGGTCGACTTCTACAACCAGATCAACCTCCTCTACGGCGCCATCACCGAGTTCTGCTCGCCTCAATCATGCCCGGAGATGAAAGCCACCGACGAGTTCGAGTACCTCTGGCACGATCCGCCAGCATTCCCCAAGCCGACACGCCTTCCAGCACCTACCTACATCTCCCATCTCCTCACCTGGACCTCCAATCACCTCTCGAATCCCTCCGTCTTCCCGACACACCCAGGCGTCGTCTTCCCGTCGAACTTCCAGCAAACGATACGCACCATCTTCAAGAGACTGTACAGAATCTACGCGCACATATACTGCCATCACTATGGCGTTGTGAGGGGCCTTGGGCTGGAGGCGCACCTCAACACAGGCTTCAAGCACTATGTTCTGTTCGTCGAGGAGTTCAACCTGGCAGATGAGAAGGGCAACAAGAAGGGGGAGTGGTATGGACCGCTTGGAGAGCTGGTTGAAAGCATGCTACGCAGCGACTAAGACTGCGCGACTTGTACTGTTACATGAACTTCAGGACGGCGTTACGGGCACATGATGATGAGCGGGCTTGAGGCACTTCACGAGCAGGGCAGGCGTTGAACTGGAGACCAGGCAAACAGGCCTGTGAAATCATAGAAGACAATCACGCACAGAAGCGCGGGTCGTTGATTTGCGAATAATGGAGTAGAGTTCTGTCTATTTGATGGCCATGAGTATGCATTCCCTTTTATGGAATCAATGGGGTTGCTGGAGAGCTCATTTGCTTCCACAATGCTGACATGATCGACCAAATCTGTAGCGTACCTTCTACCGTCTAGGTTGTACACCAGGATCCCATACTGAAATTTTGAACAATCGGTCCACCGCGTAACGCGACAAGCGGTGACAAACCACAGTGACTACCGCCTGATATTGCTCCTCTCGAGCGCTTCGAGAAGCTCAGGACGGCCCTCTAGCAACTGTCTCGCGGTGCGATAGCTCATCCATTTCCGCTCTCTCTTATGTCGCTCTGGCCAATTCTCCCTCGTCTCGATTACTTTCACCTCGTAAAATTGGTAGCTGGCCCGTGGTGCTGTTACGCCGTACTTTTTGATTTGAGACTCGGTCCGCTTCTCACTGATggtgcccaggtccttcTCCACTTTGCATATGATGCCGGCCTCCTCCCAGGCTTCACGACATGCGGCTTCTTGTTGTGTTCCTTCGTCGGTCTCCCACCCTCCTTTCGGCAGGACCCAGCCTTTTCGGCCAGAGCTTTGGATCATGAGGACTTGGTGGCGGTCTGCTGAAAGTGGTACCACGCCGGCTACGAGGCGCTCGCCATTGGGTCCGTACCTGCATGACCACGTGATCAGTATGTGTACAAACGTGACTTGGAGAAATGTTGTCGAAGGCTTGGGATCGGCCAAGCTTACCTCTGTTTGTCTCTACCGGTCCTTGCCGGCTTGAGTGTGCCAATGTCCTGTTGCTGGGCCATCGTGTACACCTTTGTTGTGGCTCTGTCGAGCAAGGAAAGTAGGGGGTTGAAGGACCAGAACAGCTATCTGCTGTGGGTAGGACGTAGTCGCTGGAGCCCTTGCTATACTGGTGTCACGACCTTTCTCTCTAGTCGGCCGCTGGCTCAAGGGCGTGAGCAGGCTGCCAAGCGAACGAAAAGGTAGCAAATCGTGGGATGGTGTTGTTCGGAGAGGGAGATGCATCAGACCCGCTTGCGCCGGGGCTGCGGGCGGGAGTCTGACCTGGTGAGGCGGCGAGGGCCTCGCGTTGTGATTGACATTGTGAATGTTTGTGGGAGTGGGAGGACGAATGGGCTGCTAAAAGAGAACGGATCCCTTGGGTGCTAGCAGTGTGGAGTGCACACGTGACGAGAGATGATCAAGCGTGGGCATGCTCGACGGCAATACTACTTTGGTGCTAAGTGAACTCTGTCTGGATCGAGTGACCGTGGCTGTGGCCGTGGCCGCGGCATTGACTTAACGTTAGTTACTACAAGAAGTGTGGTGGTCCTCCTTGCACCAGCGGGCATTTCTCCTGCACGCGTGAGTGGTCCTCCGTGGCGATCCGCGTCAGAAGGTGAAGTGCATTCACATAACAACACTGAATGTTCATCGTGACGGCACTTGCATCCACGTCCCAGCTTGCCAGCATGCAGAACAGCAACAGCGACAGCAGCAGCTCTCCCGACCCAGCACGGCTATCGCTGTTAACACCTATAGGTAAGCTGCCGCGCTCACCAATCACCTGTCCAGCATGGAGCGCGTGTCGTCGAAGCTCTTCGACATGGCCTCCGCTGGCGCGCCCTCGGGATGGAGCTCCTGAGCCACTAGGCACGCGACCTACTCCGCCGTTGCATCCGTGCTGGAGCAAGACAACGGGCTAAGTATGTGTCTTGAACAGGTTATCAAAGCAGCGACTGCGGATACTGCAAATCAGAAGAGTCAAGTCAGCGAACTCCCGATTCCCGTGCGTTCCATTGAGTCCTTGCTTTTGCCTCTCCGACTCTCCTTGCCTCACTCCTTCTGGCACCATGTGAACATGAGGTCTTTGACCTCCCACAACACCTTTTCTACCGATCGTGGGCGGCCATCCCTAACGACGAACATGCAGGTGCTTCGTACTATGCACGAGCGAAAGTCCTCGGTCCTGAACACTACCAAAAGCTCATGGACCGTGGTTGGAGGCGATCCGGCACCCTGATCTACCTCCCGGATGCGTCCAGAAGCTGCTGTCCGCACTACACAATCAAGCAAGTCATGTTCAGCTTCGCGTCAGTGGCAACGTAGACTGACCTGGGCAGATTACCTGCCTCTGAGTTCAGGCCTTCTCGTGATCAGCGTCAGGCGCTCCATCGATGGAACAAGTTCGTTCTTGGCGAGAAGTACATCAAGGAGGTCGAGAAGCAATTTCCCAAGACGAAAGAGTATGTTCTCTGGGGCCATGCCTGCAGCTTTGCTCAGTGCTGACCCTTGCAGGGAGAAGAAACGCCTCAAAGACACCTTCGACCTCGAGCAGGTAGTCCACGAAAGCGGGCGTCCCAATTTGAGGCCTAGCATTGAACCGGACCACCGCTTCGAGGTGACGCTTGAGCCAGACAAATTCACCGAGGAGAAGTTCGGGCTGTTCGAGAATTACCAACGACACGTACACCACGAAGAGGACGGTGATATCACCGCATCCGGATTCAAGCGCTTCTTGTGCTCCTCCCCAGTATCAAGACAGACAGACAGCGATGGTAAGAAGCTGGGCAGCTTTCATCAATGCTATCGCCTCGATGGACGCCTCATTGCTATGGCCGTTCTGGACCTACTTCCTCATGCTGTCAGTGGCGTGTATTTCATTTACCATAGTGACTTCGAGAAGTGGTCGTTTGGGAAGTTGTCGGCTCTTCGGGAGGCATGCTTGGCCCTCGAGCAAGGTTACCAGTACTACTACATGGGCTACTACATCCACGGTTGCAAGAAGATGCGCTACAAAGGCGACTACAAGCCACAATATGTTTTGGACTACGACAGTCTCCAGTGGGATCCCCTGAATGACGACATGAAGTTCCTCATGGAACACAGCAAATACGCCAGCATGTCGAGGCACCGTCTGAAGGAGGCCGGCAGCCTGCCTGACGAGGAGGACAAGCCTATGCATCCCACACCAACTGAGGCAATGCAGTCTGGTCTATCACTACTTCAGCTCGGCATGCCCGGAGTCTTGACATTAGATCAGCTACACCAAGAGGTGGAACTTGATCACATGAAAGTCCATCTTGGCCGCGGGAGTGTTCACGAGATTCAGGTAAACTGCCCTTCCTCACGTCTATGTACCTAAAGGAAACCTCTAACATCCAAGTCCAGAACATCTCAACCTGGGACTCAGGCTCAGATCTCGACCAATCGTCCCTACGCGGCATCTTCGCTGAGCTCGCCGCCGTGCTTGGACCCGACGTTGCAAAGGAAGCCATCATTGACTTTGGCTGATGACCTACCACCAATCTCCAGCACGGCAGCAAGGACGTGGGCACATGCGCCGATTCGCCGAGTGCCAGCGCTGACTACAAAGCACTGCGCCTTGCGCCGCACGCATGCATATGCAAGGCCACTAGAGAGGAAAGAGGGCACGTGCTCATTCGACGGCACCGCACCACAGCGAAAATTTGGAGCTTGGAGCAGCGTTCATGCCACGCACTACCCGGGACTGTGTGTTTGCGATGTGCGGAAATGCAGCATGGCGATATGTAAAAGAGCCAGGCTTTAAGTTGCAGAACATGTCATGGAGTGGCACGATGTTTAGGCGCAGCATGCAGATCTCGCGCCGGAGCAGTTCACGGCAAATTTAACTGAACAGGCAACGACGACCAAGTACTGGCACAAGATGTCATTAGACTCTGTATCGATCTCAGGATAAGGGCCTCATCCACTATTCCCACCTGTCCTTCCACTCCGTAGAGATCTTCTCTAAATCCCTATTCAACCTCCTCTCATCATCAGCCGAGACATCACCCTCCAGTGACAAGCGCTTCGCTCTCGTCACGACATCCTTATACTTCTCCTGCAACCAAAGTTCAGCCTCACGGCGTTCCTTGGACTTTCGCGCAAGGTATTTGAAGTCATTATCTTCAACAGCACGTTGGAAAGCTTTCCGCATGCGACGAGAGTAGAGCTGGCAACTGCTGCCTATTTCTTCGCCATAGACTGGCTGCACCGTCCGGTTGAATTTTTTAGCCACGGATGACCCTCTCTTGATCTCAGGTTCCACTACTGACTCGAAGCAGTCTTCGCAGATCGTCAAGCTGGGGATCTCTGGTGAAAAGTGCCACAAGCTTCCAATGAGCATATTATCACGGGTGCACTCCTGTAGCCTGGTCCTGCGCTCGATCAAATCGATCAATGGCATTGGATCTGCGCCTTTCCGCGAAGTAATGGCTTTCTCGTGTGTGGAGACGAGAGCATCCAAATAAGTCGAGAAGCGATTACTGTCCGTGCGTATGGCGCAGATACGCTTCTCGCACGATGCGCGGTGTGGCAACTTGACGAATATCCCTGAAAGGCTTGGGAGCAGCCGTTCTATCTTCCGCACGTCGCCAAAGCAGATATGAAAGTCTCTCACGAAAAGTCCATCAGGATCGCGAAGACCATACCATGATTGCACGGACTCCACGCTTCCTGGGCAAGGTTCTGTAGTGCTTTCGATCTCAGCGACATCTTTCAAGAGACCAAGATCTGTCCGATGTTGCCGGAGGGTGAGCAACCATGCCAGTCGTATCCAAGGGGATCCAAATGCACATTGCACTTTCTGGTTGAGATTCCGCGGCAGTGACCGCCGGAACTGGGACCGAAAGACGGTGCGCTCAAACAACGTATCGATGCAGTCGGGACAGAAGTCAATGTCAGAAGAGCCAATGACGGTGTACCAATCGTCGTGGCCAGCAATCGGTTCCGGTCGAGTGCAAGGCGGCAATCCTTTCTTCATCAATGCTTGGAGCTCTTTCTTGGTCTCCGAGGCGGTTGCAAACGACTCCTGACGCTTCATCTCGGCAAGGCGTGGCCGAATCTCTGCTGCATTGCGAGGCTCGATTGAGGAGACATTGCCCGCAGAGTATCCGCGAGAGATGTTGGGCCTATGCGCGCTCCTGCTCGAGACGTGCGAAGAATTGCTTGGAGCGGGTGAAGCCGATCGTGTCGAGTTTTGATAATCGTATGCATTTGGCGCGAGAGAAGCTTTTTTGCCGGGCAGATATGCATGCTCTTGCTCTTCTGGCATGTATATTCTACCACCCATCAAGGAAGAATCTTCAGGGTATGGTAAACTGGTAGCTTTGGGTCCAGTGCTCTCTTGGGGGGTTGTCCTGCGTGAAGCTTCTGCTGATGGCTCCTGCGACATTGTCTCTGCCAAGCGCGAAGGTGGCTTAGCTCGTCTTGCTGCATTCGCGGCGAGGAGTGCGCTCCAATCCATTTCAGTTTTCGCCAAACGAGGGGACTCTGTCGCGGGAGTACGAGGAGATGGCGAAGGTGGACGGGACGTTGAGGCAGACCCTGGCTTTGAGCCGATGGCGCTGCCTTCCCTTGACAAATCGCTACTCATCCTAGGAGAGTGGGAGGCGGAGTGGTTGGAGTTGGCTGGCGATACTCCGCGCGAAGAGGTATAGCTCGCTTCCCTTGATCGAGGGTAGTGCTCGGCAGTCCTTGGATCCAGAGAACCTGATGCCATAAGATTGACGTCTTGAGCCCCGCTCAAAGAAGTTGAAGCCATCAATGGAGTTGGTCTGCGAGATCTCTCAATATTGAGTCGGCCAAGGGTCGGCAAGGTACCTTGAGAGTCGGTGTTTCGCCTTGCATCCAGATTGACCTTTCGAATAGGGGGCGCCGCACCAGACTGACCCGCGAAATCCATGACCGAAGTGCGAGGACTTTGTGATAGTGGCTGATCCATGATCTTACCTCTCGGTTGCGGTCGCCGAGCGTCGAAGTCTGTATCATCAACAGCGTTATCATTATCGTCGGCTCCCTTTCTGGCGGTGAAGTAGTCATTGCCCCTCCTTGATGTTGGACTCAATCGAGCAGAGTCCCGACGCGGAGAAGGCGGCGGCCTGGTTGTGTCCGTAAAACGTGCGGTCTTTGTGCCTGACGACCCTGCAGATTTGGGAGATGGAGCGTCGAGTGAGCTGTAACGGCTGCTGCGTGACGTGTTGTGAGACAGCTTGGTAGGCTTGGTATATGCATAGGGCGATGACGTGCGCTTGTCCATCTCTGGCACTCGATTGTCACTGTTGATGCTAAGCTTCGACGGACGTCGTCGGGCCTTTCGTGCTCTTCCATCCTCGCTAGTTGGAGGCGTGAGAATGCCTGTGCTGTTGACCTTGGGCCCGGAATCTGCAAACACGAAGCGCCGTTCGTGCTGGTTGATGAACTCCGGTACTTCTTGGATCAGAGGATCTTGGTCCACGGACCCACGCGACGGCGCTTCATGCTTGCGCGCCTCCCTCAAGAGCTGTTTTGCGTTGGACTCCCGACGCAGAGATGTCACTTCGTCTTCGGCAAATGGTTGTGGAGGCCATGACCTGCGCTTTCGTAATGGCGATCGTTGAGGCCGCCTTCTTCTTTCGGCTGTTGGTGAAGGAGGGTTGTGGTAGCGCGAGTCATATCGGTCGTCATACTGGCGGGCGGAACGGTCATACCCCGCCGCACTGGCCTTCAGACGAGGCTGTTCATCTCTTACTTCGTTACGTCGCGAGTCTCGTGGGCGTGCACCGAAGGAGTCGTAGTAGAGGCGTTCCATGGGTCGTGTCTAAGGCATCCGTGGTGGCGTGTATGGTGTCGCTGCGCCAGCAGGCAACTCGGTCAGTGAAAGGATAACTAAAGAGACATGTGAGCAGGGGTGGAGGGGAGTGGTCGAGCCGAGTCGAGTCGAGTCGGATGGTAAGATAGTCTAAGGTAGGTCTTTCGCGCTAACATGACGTCCACATGTTGATTCAACGCATGATCCCTACTTGTTGCAGCTGCGTTGCTCGATGTAGAGCGGATAGCTGCGACGGCGAGCGCTGCGGATAGCGGCCAGCTGTGCTCTGACGACAAGCAGCAGCTGCATACATGTACATGTAGACACAGGCAAAACGAGGGCACATGCGCACTGCCGCACTGTCGAAGTCTCACTGTAGTCTGTACCACGGCTGTCCAGGCTGGCGGCGGGAACGGATGGCGCAAGCACCTCAGACGAATCACACTCACGCTGATGGCCGTGCAATGCTTGCCCTTGCTTCCGGCAATTCCAATACAGTACTGCTGTATGGCGATTGGACATGCGACCATTCACCGCCACTTGGCTCACTGGCTCGACTGGCTCACTCACGCGATGAAGATGTTCAGGCACACCACTCATATGCAGCCCTCCCCAAAGATCATCCGCCTAGCTGCAGTGCCACGAGCGTCGAAATGCAGTGTGCGATGTGTCTTGCCCTCGATGCTTGCTTGCTTCCACGACCATTCACGCGCGGCCTGAGATGCACGCTACATGTATGCTGCATGACCTCAATCGTCTCCACCTTCCACCTCGCACACTCAGCATGAAGCAGTTGGGACGAGAAGAAACTTTCAACCTGGCGTTGAAGGTCGGAGAAGACGGTCGACCACACGGCAATCATCTTTCTCGAGCACGAGCATGGACAGTCAGATGCTGGACACTTCTTTCCTCATCTGGCAAGGCAAGCTCGTGACGTGTTCCACGGACAGGGAGCTTGGCATGCGATGCAGCTCTATACGACCAACAACTCGGACCCCTTAGCCGTGGCGCTGCTCGTACTGACAGCGACGTTACAGCGCTGCCACCTGCACTGCCCGACATGGACAAGGGGCCTCGATGCTGTGCTCTGTTCACCGGCAGTAGGTTCGTGATACGGCTCCCTAGGTACTGACAACTGCCCAGGTGAAGTTGCATCACAAACTCAAATCCGACCTCTGCACTGCCCGCTGATGCCCACCACACTCTTGattaagcgtagcgaccgagcgctagccacaccggagtacgagcttgcgagtacgtaggtgaggcgtcagcgagggagtgaagctctataccagccctcaactagccttggcgcccgctctgattggtcaactttcaagttttagggtcacgtgacctaccgcactgtgcctgttggcgaactcgcaaacatatactcgtcgctaacgccgatgtcgtcgtataataagcactgtacgtcgggtagcggtagcgtggatcgcacgctactttgcagtctagaagggttggtagagagctccactccgctacgcttacctttggaggtccacaaccgccaacagcacattttTTTGAGGTGCAGCAAGTACTTAGGTACCTCCACTGGACTCTTGAAAGTACGGCAACTCGATTACCAAATCACTGAAAACATAAGAGAAAGCTGCTTCGGGCCTCTAGGAAGGCAAATGGGCCGTCTCGCTGCATGCGCTGTTTACCAGTCGTCATTTGCATTATCTAATGGCCGTGCGCGCTCCGCTGTACAACAATGACCACCAATTCTCCGCCCATATTACGATATCGAATAGAACTGCCTGGCGGCGAAGCGCATCTCTTCCGCCCCGATGTCAAAGACAGCAATGACATTCTTCATCCAGGTACCTCCTAGGATATTCAGCCCGCCTTGAGCCGGCTGCACACCGATCGCGCACACATCTTGCTGGATCTCGATGACCAGATCCAGTTTATTAACGTAAAAGATCTTGTCTGAAATCGCCACACCAAACACCGGCACAGCGGCGTCACAATCGACCATGTACGCATCGTTATCATCGCTCCACCAGCCTGGCGGGTCGAAGGAGAAGGCAAGATCCTCAGCAACCTTGTCTGGGACATAACACAAACTCGTCCCAGAGTCGACAATCGCCCGAGTATTGTTCCCAGCTATCGGGATCTTCGTGGGGTTGGCGTTATTGTAGACATTGAACTGTGCTCCGCTGGCATTCGAGTACGCATAGCCGCCAACGTCGATGGTATAGAACTCGTACACCTCTTGCCCATCGGTCTGGTTCACACCAACTGGCTCGATCTCAGCACTCACCCAGTAAGGCGAGTGCGGAATATCGGGAATGCCACCCAATGCCAGGACGCCTCCTTTACTAACATCGCGATCGATCGCCAAACTGAAGACAGGCGCAACATCTTCGTTCTCATACATGTTGACGAAAAGTGGGTTGTAAAGGCGTCGAGTCCTGGCCGAATTCGTGGTCGGATCTGTACCAGCATACGCCGAGACGAGTGATCGATATGCAAACCCGATCAAACCTGCAGTCGACTGATCGCCAAA contains the following coding sequences:
- a CDS encoding putative maintenance of ploidy protein mob1 → MTSFMNTINSSARSRATASFQPTKRQKGTNSWQLKQFAEATLGSGSLRKVVQLPEGEDRDEWLAVNVVDFYNQINLLYGAITEFCSPQSCPEMKATDEFEYLWHDPPAFPKPTRLPAPTYISHLLTWTSNHLSNPSVFPTHPGVVFPSNFQQTIRTIFKRLYRIYAHIYCHHYGVVRGLGLEAHLNTGFKHYVLFVEEFNLADEKGNKKGEWYGPLGELVESMLRSD
- a CDS encoding Arginyl-tRNA--protein transferase 1 — its product is MFIVTALASTSQLASMQNSNSDSSSSPDPARLSLLTPIGYQSSDCGYCKSEESSQRTPDSRASYYARAKVLGPEHYQKLMDRGWRRSGTLIYLPDASRSCCPHYTIKLPASEFRPSRDQRQALHRWNKFVLGEKYIKEVEKQFPKTKEEKKRLKDTFDLEQVVHESGRPNLRPSIEPDHRFEVTLEPDKFTEEKFGLFENYQRHVHHEEDGDITASGFKRFLCSSPVSRQTDSDGKKLGSFHQCYRLDGRLIAMAVLDLLPHAVSGVYFIYHSDFEKWSFGKLSALREACLALEQGYQYYYMGYYIHGCKKMRYKGDYKPQYVLDYDSLQWDPLNDDMKFLMEHSKYASMSRHRLKEAGSLPDEEDKPMHPTPTEAMQSGLSLLQLGMPGVLTLDQLHQEVELDHMKVHLGRGSVHEIQNISTWDSGSDLDQSSLRGIFAELAAVLGPDVAKEAIIDFG
- a CDS encoding Diphosphoinositol polyphosphate phosphohydrolase aps1, translated to MAQQQDIGTLKPARTGRDKQRYGPNGERLVAGVVPLSADRHQVLMIQSSGRKGWVLPKGGWETDEGTQQEAACREAWEEAGIICKVEKDLGTISEKRTESQIKKYGVTAPRASYQFYEVKVIETRENWPERHKRERKWMSYRTARQLLEGRPELLEALERSNIRR
- a CDS encoding putative aspartic-type endopeptidase, which translates into the protein MRRFGRSRVSRVANGTTPIEIVAGGQVFSAEVLVGGQEYSVVIDTGSSDPWLATTDFICHDVFTHAEQDQAACEFGMLYDPLQSSTYEQIPDLNFNISYADGEYLTGELAYETFTMAGIEVEKQQFGAVDRAAWFGDQSTAGLIGFAYRSLVSAYAGTDPTTNSARTRRLYNPLFVNMYENEDVAPVFSLAIDRDVSKGGVLALGGIPDIPHSPYWVSAEIEPVGVNQTDGQEVYEFYTIDVGGYAYSNASGAQFNVYNNANPTKIPIAGNNTRAIVDSGTSLCYVPDKVAEDLAFSFDPPGWWSDDNDAYMVDCDAAVPVFGVAISDKIFYVNKLDLVIEIQQDVCAIGVQPAQGGLNILGGTWMKNVIAVFDIGAEEMRFAARQFYSIS